In one Corynebacterium bovis DSM 20582 = CIP 54.80 genomic region, the following are encoded:
- a CDS encoding MFS transporter, whose amino-acid sequence MTTAAAPAVPPVPTGPAGPATPTLTRGQHRRILASSFIGTMIEYYDFVLYATCASIVFNKIFFTNLSPGMALFASFASLAVGYFLRPVGGVFFGHFGDRLGRKKMLVITLMAMGTVTLAIGFLPTQAQIGLWAPLLLILMRMVQGFAVGGEWGGAMLMTLEHAPRGKRGFAAAFAEAGGPAGAISATLMLSLMTWIAGDGFLSWGWRVPFLLSFVLVVACLVIRAKVAESPVFESLAEKTEKRKFPLTDLLRNHMPRVLVTFAASLSPYVTQALVTVWGVSMAVEAGEPRGTILNWKAAGAALTLVTTLLAARISDRIGRRKMLGVAGVSGVVLALPLTMLLGQGSVTGFAVAVLVGTGVIQGMLFGTLASYIGEMFPPAVRYTGSSVSYQTAASVGGGLTPMIAASLMLVQPGGLWWVGVFWAAVCAVSTAAVVLYRGGPADEDR is encoded by the coding sequence ATGACCACCGCAGCAGCACCCGCAGTCCCCCCTGTCCCCACCGGGCCCGCCGGCCCCGCGACCCCGACGCTCACGCGGGGACAGCACCGCCGCATCCTGGCGTCGAGCTTCATCGGGACCATGATCGAGTACTACGACTTCGTCCTCTACGCGACGTGCGCCTCGATCGTCTTCAACAAGATCTTCTTCACCAACCTCTCCCCCGGCATGGCGCTGTTCGCCTCCTTCGCCTCCCTCGCCGTCGGGTACTTCCTCCGGCCGGTCGGCGGCGTCTTCTTCGGCCACTTCGGCGACCGGCTCGGCCGCAAGAAGATGCTCGTCATCACGCTCATGGCGATGGGGACCGTCACCCTCGCCATCGGGTTCCTGCCCACCCAGGCCCAGATCGGCCTGTGGGCGCCCCTCCTCCTCATCCTCATGCGCATGGTCCAGGGCTTCGCCGTCGGCGGCGAGTGGGGCGGGGCGATGCTCATGACCCTCGAACACGCGCCGCGGGGCAAGCGGGGCTTCGCGGCGGCGTTCGCCGAGGCCGGGGGCCCGGCCGGCGCGATCTCCGCGACCCTCATGCTCTCCCTCATGACGTGGATCGCCGGCGACGGGTTCCTCTCCTGGGGCTGGCGGGTGCCGTTCCTGCTGTCCTTCGTGCTCGTCGTCGCCTGCCTCGTCATCCGGGCGAAGGTCGCCGAGTCGCCCGTGTTCGAGTCCCTCGCCGAGAAGACCGAGAAGCGGAAGTTCCCCCTCACCGACCTGCTCCGCAACCACATGCCCCGCGTCCTCGTCACGTTCGCCGCGTCGCTGAGCCCCTACGTGACGCAGGCCCTCGTCACGGTGTGGGGGGTGTCGATGGCCGTCGAGGCCGGCGAACCCCGGGGCACGATCCTCAACTGGAAGGCCGCCGGTGCCGCCCTCACCCTCGTCACGACGCTGCTCGCGGCCCGCATCTCCGACCGCATCGGGCGCCGGAAGATGCTCGGCGTCGCCGGCGTCAGCGGCGTCGTCCTCGCCCTGCCGCTGACGATGCTGCTCGGCCAGGGGTCCGTCACCGGCTTCGCCGTCGCCGTGCTCGTCGGCACCGGCGTCATCCAGGGCATGCTCTTCGGCACCCTCGCCTCCTACATCGGCGAGATGTTCCCGCCGGCGGTGCGCTACACCGGCTCGTCCGTCTCGTACCAGACGGCGGCCTCCGTCGGCGGCGGGTTGACCCCGATGATCGCGGCGTCACTCATGCTCGTCCAGCCCGGTGGACTGTGGTGGGTCGGGGTGTTCTGGGCCGCGGTCTGCGCGGTGAGCACCGCGGCCGTCGTCCTCTACCGGGGAGGGCCCGCCGACGAGGACCGCTGA
- a CDS encoding MBL fold metallo-hydrolase — MIQPHVITLGTAGGPKVWTDCPGRTGISTAVVVGDRHYVVDAGYGTGQQMAAAGLDPARWGGLFITHLHSDHVADLPALMLFSPYHLADRIDRPVPVIGPGDRGVLPEVSPHADTPPRPAAPDRPTPGVVGLMERTVEAFATDLNDRILDSLRPNPLDLFSPQEITVPGDVGYDPNHTPSPAMEPWTVFEDDRVRVTTILVEHPPIAPAFAFRFDTDEGSVTISGDTCETANTVRLARDTDLLLHEAIDFEWVEELYAGRTGPLAEASRLHHYKSHTSVEGACRVAREAGARHLALHHLVPGAVDHDPWSRGADLFPGAFSVPRDLDTITFGARS, encoded by the coding sequence ATGATCCAGCCACACGTCATCACCCTCGGCACGGCAGGCGGGCCCAAGGTGTGGACCGACTGCCCCGGACGCACCGGCATCTCCACCGCCGTCGTCGTCGGGGACCGCCACTACGTCGTCGACGCCGGCTACGGCACCGGCCAGCAGATGGCCGCCGCCGGCCTCGACCCCGCCCGGTGGGGCGGCCTGTTCATCACCCACCTGCACTCCGACCACGTCGCGGACCTCCCCGCCCTCATGCTCTTCAGCCCGTACCACCTCGCGGACCGCATCGACCGGCCCGTGCCCGTCATCGGGCCCGGCGACCGCGGCGTGCTCCCCGAGGTGTCGCCCCACGCGGACACCCCACCGCGCCCCGCCGCCCCGGACCGTCCGACCCCGGGCGTCGTCGGGCTCATGGAGAGGACCGTCGAGGCCTTCGCCACCGACCTCAACGACCGCATCCTCGACTCCCTCCGGCCGAACCCCCTCGACCTGTTCAGCCCGCAGGAGATCACCGTCCCCGGCGACGTCGGCTACGACCCGAACCACACCCCCTCCCCGGCGATGGAACCCTGGACCGTCTTCGAGGACGACCGGGTGCGGGTCACGACGATCCTCGTCGAACACCCGCCCATCGCCCCCGCCTTCGCGTTCCGCTTCGACACCGACGAGGGGTCCGTGACGATCTCCGGCGACACCTGCGAGACCGCCAACACCGTCCGGCTCGCCCGGGACACCGACCTCCTCCTCCACGAGGCCATCGACTTCGAATGGGTCGAGGAGCTCTACGCCGGGCGCACCGGCCCCCTCGCCGAGGCCTCCCGCCTCCACCACTACAAGTCCCACACCTCCGTCGAGGGCGCCTGCCGCGTCGCCCGGGAGGCCGGGGCCCGGCACCTCGCCCTCCACCACCTCGTCCCCGGGGCCGTCGACCACGACCCCTGGTCGCGGGGTGCCGACCTCTTCCCCGGCGCCTTCTCCGTCCCCCGGGACCTCGACACGATCACCTTCGGAGCACGGTCATGA
- a CDS encoding LysR family transcriptional regulator: protein MSDWTLRQARYFLAVVDHGSVSAAAREEHLSQGALSMAVAQLESALGVQLLVRGRARPATPTAAGLRFADRLRPILDLADEAGAAARGPDGDPTADLTGELVVGASMTLSPRVFPPLLEALRDRHPRLRTRIAELTPGELEDRVLTGEVDVGFCYHRQLTRDLAVHRIGEVSLHAVLPADHPLAGRRGVTVTELAGLPVILPALSPTTRLLTTLLEQHGPAPDVRWTSVNQETVRAMVGRGLGFTLVSTVPGTAETFDGRRVAYVPLVGAEHRNALVAVTDPRRRPTRAVTETVAVVRGLPSSP from the coding sequence ATGTCGGACTGGACGCTGCGACAGGCCAGGTACTTCCTGGCGGTGGTCGACCACGGCTCGGTGTCGGCCGCGGCCCGGGAGGAGCACCTCTCCCAGGGGGCGTTGTCGATGGCCGTCGCCCAGCTCGAGTCGGCCCTCGGGGTGCAGCTCCTCGTGCGGGGCCGGGCGCGGCCGGCGACGCCCACGGCCGCCGGTCTCCGGTTCGCCGACCGCCTGCGCCCCATCCTCGACCTCGCGGACGAGGCGGGGGCCGCCGCGCGGGGCCCGGACGGCGACCCCACCGCGGACCTCACCGGCGAGCTCGTCGTCGGCGCGTCGATGACCCTGTCGCCCCGGGTGTTCCCGCCGCTGCTCGAGGCGCTCCGCGACCGGCACCCGCGGCTGCGGACGCGCATCGCGGAACTCACCCCGGGTGAGCTGGAGGACCGCGTCCTCACGGGCGAGGTGGACGTCGGGTTCTGCTACCACCGTCAGCTGACCCGTGACCTCGCGGTGCACCGCATCGGCGAGGTCTCGCTCCACGCCGTCCTCCCGGCGGACCACCCGCTCGCCGGCCGCCGCGGGGTGACGGTGACCGAGCTCGCCGGCCTGCCCGTCATCCTCCCCGCGCTGTCGCCGACGACCCGCCTGCTCACGACGCTGCTGGAGCAGCACGGGCCCGCGCCGGACGTGCGGTGGACGTCGGTGAACCAGGAGACGGTCCGGGCGATGGTCGGCCGGGGCCTCGGCTTCACCCTCGTCAGCACGGTGCCGGGCACGGCGGAGACCTTCGACGGGCGGCGGGTCGCCTACGTCCCGCTCGTCGGTGCGGAGCACCGGAACGCGCTGGTGGCGGTCACGGACCCGCGGCGTCGTCCCACCCGCGCGGTGACGGAGACGGTCGCCGTCGTGCGCGGGCTCCCGTCGTCCCCGTGA
- a CDS encoding DUF202 domain-containing protein, translating to MTSADRTGTTTGAAAVTGDDAARPPRAVPSRPHADPGLQPERTAMSWGRTLLAMFVVASMLLRWLPQFGPVVVVPAGAAVLVAAAIHTTQRRRYRRMARIIRAEAGHADAVSVTCTAAAVIVLGALGIVAVLGS from the coding sequence GTGACCTCCGCCGACCGCACCGGGACCACCACCGGGGCCGCCGCCGTCACCGGGGACGACGCCGCCCGTCCGCCGCGCGCCGTCCCGTCCCGCCCCCACGCGGACCCGGGCCTGCAGCCTGAACGCACCGCGATGTCGTGGGGGCGGACGCTGCTCGCGATGTTCGTCGTCGCGTCGATGCTCCTCCGCTGGCTGCCCCAGTTCGGGCCGGTCGTCGTCGTGCCGGCCGGGGCGGCCGTGCTCGTCGCCGCGGCGATCCACACGACGCAGCGCCGCCGCTACCGGCGCATGGCGCGCATCATCCGGGCCGAGGCCGGACACGCCGACGCCGTGTCCGTGACCTGCACCGCCGCCGCGGTGATCGTCCTCGGCGCCCTGGGCATCGTCGCGGTGCTCGGGTCCTGA
- a CDS encoding YidH family protein — MSDTDRTTPERPDEPERDWVARTVLPGGTEPDPRFTLANERTFLAWIRTSLAFLAGGIGLEAFAGHLFDDAVRRGLAVSVVAVGMLISLGAVARWRRTELNMRHGRPLTVPLIIPLLSVIGVAASVAVIVFLVTG; from the coding sequence ATGAGCGACACCGACCGGACGACGCCGGAACGGCCCGACGAGCCGGAGCGGGACTGGGTCGCCCGGACCGTGCTCCCCGGCGGGACCGAGCCCGACCCCCGGTTCACCCTCGCCAACGAGCGGACGTTCCTCGCCTGGATCCGCACCTCCCTCGCCTTCCTCGCCGGGGGGATCGGCCTGGAGGCGTTCGCCGGGCACCTCTTCGACGACGCGGTCCGCCGGGGGCTCGCCGTGTCCGTCGTCGCCGTCGGCATGCTCATCAGCCTCGGCGCGGTCGCCCGCTGGCGGCGCACCGAGCTCAACATGCGCCACGGCCGGCCGCTCACGGTCCCGCTCATCATCCCGCTGCTCAGCGTCATCGGCGTCGCCGCGAGTGTCGCCGTCATCGTCTTCCTCGTCACCGGGTAG
- a CDS encoding RNA polymerase-binding protein RbpA: MADRVLRGSRMGAVSYETDRDHDLAPRRMVKYRTESGEVFDVPFADDAEIPNEWLCKNGQTGTLVEGDGQEAKPVKPPRTHWDMLLERRSLEELDELLDERIELLRKRRRHAVKLLKQQEQENAGA, translated from the coding sequence ATGGCAGATCGCGTACTGCGCGGCAGCCGCATGGGGGCGGTCTCCTACGAGACCGACCGTGACCACGACCTCGCCCCCCGGCGCATGGTGAAGTACAGGACGGAGTCCGGGGAGGTCTTCGACGTCCCCTTCGCCGACGACGCCGAGATCCCCAACGAGTGGCTGTGCAAGAACGGCCAGACCGGCACCCTCGTCGAGGGCGACGGGCAGGAGGCCAAGCCCGTCAAGCCGCCGCGCACCCACTGGGACATGCTCCTCGAGCGGCGGTCCCTGGAGGAGCTCGACGAGCTTCTCGACGAGCGCATCGAGCTGCTCCGCAAGCGCCGCCGCCACGCCGTGAAGCTGCTCAAGCAGCAGGAGCAGGAGAACGCCGGGGCCTGA
- a CDS encoding YceI family protein, translating to MRKGIITLTVVAIIVILLAGLGPVVYRYATDEGVRTANLGDGSGEPASVGVDGHWSVVEGIGANHSQAGYTFDEVLPGQRKSTSGRGTGVEGSFVVRDGRLTEGEVTVQVDSISSDIEKRDINVRNHILQSDRFPTARFTVRSPVDVSALPADGTAGSVTVPGTLTLHGRTHDVSPTMKVLRSGDHVVMESHIPVTRDDYGLQSPQFVASDISQEGTIDVLLVLSSQDARPLDGR from the coding sequence ATGCGCAAGGGAATCATCACACTGACCGTCGTCGCGATCATCGTGATCCTTCTCGCAGGTCTCGGTCCCGTCGTCTACCGGTACGCCACGGACGAGGGGGTCCGGACGGCGAACCTCGGTGACGGCTCCGGCGAGCCGGCGTCGGTGGGTGTCGACGGGCACTGGTCCGTCGTCGAGGGGATCGGTGCGAACCACTCCCAGGCCGGGTACACGTTCGACGAGGTGCTCCCCGGTCAGCGGAAGTCGACGTCCGGGCGGGGCACCGGGGTCGAGGGCTCCTTCGTCGTCCGGGACGGCCGGCTGACGGAGGGGGAGGTGACCGTGCAGGTCGACTCGATCAGTTCGGACATCGAGAAGCGCGACATCAACGTCCGCAACCACATCCTGCAGAGTGACAGGTTCCCGACCGCCCGGTTCACGGTCCGCTCGCCGGTCGACGTCAGCGCCCTGCCGGCCGACGGCACGGCCGGGTCGGTGACGGTGCCGGGGACGCTCACGCTCCACGGGCGCACGCACGACGTCTCGCCGACGATGAAGGTCCTGCGCTCGGGGGACCACGTCGTCATGGAGTCCCACATCCCGGTCACCCGGGACGACTACGGTCTCCAGAGTCCGCAGTTCGTCGCCTCGGACATCTCCCAGGAGGGCACGATCGACGTCCTGCTCGTGCTCTCCAGCCAGGACGCCCGCCCCCTCGACGGACGGTGA
- the mgtE gene encoding magnesium transporter, with protein sequence MTEDHSLRRDTAVPAIDLEDAIDSGDLESVRAWFAAQNTVTISEELGRLDHGERAVAFRLLEKDRALAVFEYMDISHQRELLEALRSDRASELLRGLQDDDRARLIGEAPATVASKILADLPADKREATSRLLGYPPESAGRLMTPAQAVLDPDMTREDALDKLRGRRLRNRDIAVLAVTDETRRLLGVVNLSDLVTAADGARVGDLMSKETHSVRATADQEVAARLVQEADLLALPVVDEESRIVGMITVDDAMEALEIEVTEDAYRGGGSEPLGEPYLSATVFTLARKRGVWLVVLILAAVLTINVMSTFEGTLNKIVVLATFVPMIIGTGGNAGSQAASSVVRALAVDEVRPRDLVRVVWREVRVGLMLGAFLAVLTFPFIAVIYEPRIAATISLTIVGICAWACIVGGVLPLVAKKIGVDPAVFSTPVVSTLVDATGLIIYFTIAQVILAPQLAAAG encoded by the coding sequence ATGACCGAGGACCACTCCCTGCGGCGGGACACCGCCGTCCCGGCCATCGACCTCGAGGACGCAATCGACTCCGGCGACCTCGAATCCGTCCGCGCGTGGTTCGCCGCGCAGAACACCGTCACGATCTCCGAGGAGCTGGGACGGCTCGACCACGGTGAACGCGCCGTGGCGTTCCGCCTGCTCGAGAAGGACCGGGCGCTCGCCGTCTTCGAGTACATGGACATCTCGCACCAGCGGGAGCTCCTGGAGGCGCTGCGCAGCGACCGGGCCAGCGAGCTGCTCCGCGGGCTCCAGGACGACGACCGTGCGCGGCTCATCGGCGAGGCCCCGGCGACGGTGGCGTCGAAGATCCTCGCGGATCTGCCCGCGGACAAGCGGGAGGCCACCTCCCGGCTGCTCGGCTACCCGCCGGAGTCCGCCGGCCGGCTCATGACCCCGGCGCAGGCGGTGCTCGACCCGGACATGACCCGGGAGGACGCCCTCGACAAGCTGCGGGGGCGTCGCCTCCGTAACCGGGACATCGCGGTGCTCGCGGTGACGGACGAGACGCGGCGTCTCCTCGGCGTCGTGAACCTCTCCGACCTCGTCACGGCCGCCGACGGGGCGCGCGTCGGCGACCTCATGTCGAAGGAGACGCACAGTGTCCGCGCGACGGCCGACCAGGAGGTCGCGGCCCGGCTCGTCCAGGAGGCGGACCTGCTGGCCCTGCCGGTGGTGGACGAGGAGTCCCGGATCGTCGGCATGATCACCGTCGACGACGCGATGGAGGCCCTCGAGATCGAGGTGACGGAGGACGCCTACCGTGGCGGCGGTTCGGAGCCGCTGGGGGAGCCGTACCTCTCCGCGACGGTGTTCACGCTGGCCCGGAAGCGTGGGGTCTGGCTCGTCGTCCTCATCCTCGCGGCGGTGCTGACCATCAACGTCATGTCCACCTTCGAGGGCACGCTGAACAAGATCGTGGTGTTGGCGACGTTCGTGCCGATGATCATCGGCACCGGCGGTAACGCCGGCTCACAGGCGGCGTCGTCCGTCGTCCGTGCCCTCGCCGTCGACGAGGTCCGGCCCCGCGACCTCGTCCGCGTGGTGTGGCGTGAGGTGCGGGTCGGTCTCATGCTCGGCGCGTTCCTCGCGGTCCTGACGTTCCCGTTCATCGCGGTGATCTACGAGCCGCGGATCGCGGCGACGATCAGTCTGACGATCGTGGGGATCTGCGCGTGGGCGTGCATCGTCGGCGGGGTGCTCCCGCTGGTGGCGAAGAAGATCGGTGTGGACCCGGCGGTGTTCTCGACTCCGGTGGTCTCGACGCTCGTCGACGCGACCGGGCTCATCATCTACTTCACGATCGCCCAGGTGATCTTGGCCCCGCAGCTCGCCGCGGCGGGCTGA
- the arsB gene encoding ACR3 family arsenite efflux transporter, translated as MSVLNRGLPVWILAAMAGGVLLGRLVPGLRDALGVVDVGGVSLPLLVGMLVMMYPPLAGVRYDRTAAVAADTRLMVTSVVLNWIIGPAVMVALGWLFLPDQPDLRTGLILVGLARCIAMVLVWNDLACGDRDAAAVLVTVNAVFQVVMLGVLGWFYLTVLPGWLGLPVTSAGFPVGDVVRSVLIFLGIPLVAGALSRVLGERWRGRRWYEQRYLPRVGPLALVGLLFTIVLLFCLQGDRIVAEPLSVVRVAVPLVVYFAVMFTVALLVSRAVGLGYARSTTVAFTAAGNNFELAIAVAVGTWGAVSDQALAGTVGPLVEVPVLVALVYVMLWAGPRLFPRDPGVPTGR; from the coding sequence CTGTCCGTCCTCAACCGCGGCCTGCCGGTCTGGATCCTCGCCGCGATGGCGGGCGGCGTCCTGCTCGGCCGGCTCGTCCCCGGGCTCCGCGACGCCCTCGGCGTCGTCGACGTCGGCGGGGTGTCGCTCCCGCTGCTCGTCGGGATGCTCGTCATGATGTACCCGCCGCTCGCGGGTGTGCGCTACGACCGCACCGCGGCCGTCGCCGCGGACACGCGACTCATGGTGACGTCCGTCGTCCTCAACTGGATCATCGGCCCCGCGGTGATGGTCGCCCTCGGCTGGCTGTTCCTCCCCGACCAGCCCGACCTGCGCACCGGGCTCATCCTCGTCGGGCTCGCACGGTGCATCGCCATGGTCCTCGTGTGGAACGACCTCGCCTGCGGCGACCGGGACGCCGCCGCCGTGCTCGTCACGGTCAACGCGGTGTTCCAGGTGGTCATGCTCGGCGTCCTCGGCTGGTTCTACCTCACCGTGCTGCCCGGGTGGCTCGGCCTCCCCGTGACGTCGGCGGGGTTCCCCGTCGGTGACGTCGTGCGGTCCGTGCTCATCTTCCTCGGGATCCCGCTCGTCGCCGGCGCGCTGTCCCGGGTTCTCGGGGAACGGTGGCGTGGCCGGCGGTGGTACGAACAGCGTTACCTCCCCCGCGTCGGCCCGCTCGCCCTCGTGGGCCTGCTGTTCACGATCGTGCTGCTGTTCTGCCTCCAGGGTGACCGGATCGTCGCCGAACCGTTGTCCGTGGTCCGGGTCGCCGTGCCGCTCGTCGTCTACTTCGCGGTCATGTTCACGGTCGCGTTGCTCGTCTCCCGCGCCGTCGGCCTCGGGTACGCCCGGTCGACGACGGTCGCGTTCACCGCGGCCGGCAATAACTTCGAACTCGCCATCGCCGTGGCCGTCGGCACGTGGGGCGCGGTCTCCGACCAGGCCCTCGCCGGGACGGTCGGCCCCCTCGTCGAGGTGCCCGTGCTCGTCGCCCTCGTCTACGTCATGCTGTGGGCGGGCCCCCGCCTGTTCCCGCGCGACCCCGGCGTCCCGACCGGGCGGTGA
- a CDS encoding ArsR/SmtB family transcription factor gives MTRPTIPATAPRAAVSTPQSGPCCSLSTRPYTPPEASDLAERFRILSDPTRLRMLSLIASRGCGPVCVGDLVDPLGVSQPTVSHHLRILTDAGLLTRRRQGRSVLYTVVAEAFAPLRAALAIG, from the coding sequence ATGACGAGGCCGACCATCCCGGCAACCGCACCGCGGGCCGCCGTGTCCACACCGCAGTCCGGACCGTGCTGCAGCCTCTCCACGCGGCCGTACACTCCGCCGGAGGCGAGCGACCTCGCGGAGCGGTTCCGCATCCTGTCCGACCCGACCCGGCTGCGGATGCTGTCGCTCATCGCCTCCCGCGGGTGCGGCCCGGTGTGCGTGGGCGATCTCGTCGACCCGCTGGGCGTCAGCCAGCCGACGGTGAGCCATCACCTGCGGATCCTCACCGACGCCGGGCTCCTCACGAGACGACGTCAGGGCCGGTCCGTGCTCTACACGGTCGTGGCCGAGGCGTTCGCACCGTTGCGCGCGGCGCTCGCGATCGGCTGA